In Apis cerana isolate GH-2021 linkage group LG3, AcerK_1.0, whole genome shotgun sequence, the sequence AAGTTAGTCCGCTAAATTTTCGATAGTTCCTTTTACCTGTCTATATTACGACATGTTGCGAAagcgattattttaattatatacttacttaattatatttaaaaattcatcatttatcatgtataataaaaaaataatttattcatcgcGTTCTGTACGTAACAAttctaatattacataataaagtgacgattttgtttaaataacgaaaaagaacaaaaagatgATGATCGAATGatcaatgattaaatttcttttttgttcttgtttttatgaaaaatctaaaaaacttTGAATCACAAAtcgatattcatatttatatataaccttTCCAATCTAAATATATGTCGTAACGATTGACAGGGACAATGTTCTTGTTCATCTGATTCTTTGTCtttcataaagaaaaagagaaagaaagaaagaaagaagaaaaaaataaaatataacgaatgCGAGAAAAAGTGCTTCAAACTATTTATCAAAAAGCTGTTGCagctaaatatataataatgtgaagaaaattgatgagatttctttttaacaagatttcctatacatttttcttGCCGTTAACAGCAGACTACTTGATCGAACGAGCAATTAGCTCGTGCGTAGTTGCTGAATTTAACGTTATCGTTTCAACGTCTGTCTATTTATCGGTGCTACCAATGTGCTATCATTGTTTTCGCGTTATCTGTAtgtatgtttcaatttttcaaataaaatgttaattttattatacctgCCTGTCACTATGTTTCACGAGATTTTGTGATTTTGTGATActgttacatttatataactgataaaaagaaaatactttgaAACATAGaggatcaataaaaattacttattcgTATGGTGGAAACTTTTGAATATACCCGatctatgattaaaatatatttaacaatatagatattagatatttattatatttattcacaacgtattattatttaagttattGCTAAAATACTTTACTGATTTTATTAActgcaaattatatattacagaaatttctacaatttcttcaattattttgtacaaatttttattaccacTTATTTTTGGCAGTAAATTTCTTATgtcataattaatcaataaattcgatttttaattatattataactaatgttgtataaaaaataaagatttaatttaaaatttatttcgttactTATCAGAAATTTCCTTTCATTGTATTAACTAATtggttaattacaattaaattataagataaagaataaatttaatatttaatgcattttttgattcatagaaaattacaaaattagaagaaaaatagaagaaaattacaaaatttagtgataattgaaaactaaatttcaatataaaattatattaaaataattgacaaataagaaatagaataaatattttactacatATCTTCATggaagtattttatatatatattgtaaaaagaaaatataatatctcgaAGAGTTTGCGCAAAGATAAAGAAAcacttaattacaaaaaaagtgataaaatgTGTGTTGAATTGACATTCTATATTTCGCCTATTACGCGCGCAAATGTAAAGGACAAGAAATAATGAGAGAAGGAcagaaataagataaaaatattgaaatcaacgccatcttcagagtgccgcaaatgaaagttataaaaaagaacagaaaatagaaaaaaaaaagatagaaataagataagaattgaTCATCAGCGCTATCAAtcaaatgtcaaaaatatctCTTCAAAGATAGGATAAAACAGAATAAGAATTACAGATTAATCCCatctttcgattatttttatgatatatttttaaaaaaatatgataactcAGAGATGACGATGATTAATTCCATATTAATTCCATAATTCTGTtgcaaaaaatctataatataattttatatatattttatctataaatttatttttctatattttaaatatacttctttatttttatataacatatatgttatatatatttttataataaaattaagtaaaatttattattaagtaaaattataaaaaaataacaaatataattcttaaaaatgttaatttgaaGAGATCGAGTaactcaataattttatatttaataactttaaaaaatgtcacgtatttttcataatattaaaaaatgtttcgaataaaatttgaaaaatttgaattcgaggaaatatatattttaaaattaaaaattaaaaataaattgaaataaaatataattttacctgAAAATCtagtaatttgaaaaattctctaGCATCTGTTCCCGTTTTGAtacagataataaaataaacagtataatagataattcttcgatgatttatgaaagtttttgatttatttggcTCTGTACAGATTtgctacaaatttattattattaataataccgTCGTACATTTGTAACCATCATAGGGGTATTGTATGATTGAGACTTCGTcgtattgatttttcgtacacaacgaatgaaatttttattgcaatggATTTAGAGCACGCAAACTAACgttcttatttattgttattgaaaatttgttaccTATCATTTAATCGATTATCAAGTATCATAGAGAGAAAGACTTATATTTACTTTGCACCTgcggaaaatttaaaaaaaatgatgagcGAGCACGAGGTTTGtaagtagaaataaaaaaagaaagtagtaCGGTTTCGATATCTTCTTTTGTCGTTCAGTAAAGATAAGAATAGTTCTCTTAATTAAGCTTTGGAATAACCATCTTATTTAGGTACAACAGCTTCGTAAATAGTTTAGTACGCAATCATCGCGGAAAGCACGTTCGATGATAATATACATTCATACAAAGTTGCACGATATTTAAGCTTACAAACGAaacatttgtttttatcgtttcgtcgtattacaaaaaaaatttttccataaatacTGTGTTGTAGTTGGCAAAGTAGCTAAAAGTACTTATATACGTACGGCTAATTAGTCTTATATCTAACGAATTTATACTgcgaattatattatctttgtatgtatatgtatatatatatatatatatgtataatatgtataaacatAGTACAGACGAGATTGATCAACTTTCCatgtcataattattattattattattattattaatattattattattgttattattattattgttattattgttattattattattatgtagtaGCGTTTTTTtgactatattttaaaataatgtaaatttacacTTGTCGTTGCCGGTGAATTGTATGCTACATTATGGAGCGACCCATGCTAGTTCCTTAACCtcacaaattttatacaagaaaACGCTGCTAATAGTCagcgaaaattattattaaatataaattatttttcgcgcGGTTCGAATCAATCGAACatcttttgtatttaataaaagaaaaaaaactgctAATTCAACCAACTAACCAACCAACAAGACCTTCCTaacttcattttctttcttacgcAACTAAGATTCCTTCtgcttcattaaatatttaggtAACGAGTTCGGAAACGAGTgggttaaaaacaaatttcttgaACATTTGTCATTGTTCGAGCGCATAAGATTATACAATAATCTTAACGATCaataagtatatatgtatatatatatatatatatagaatgtttatgtatacatatatatcatatcttaTCAATAATCATCGTATTTTACCAACATCGATGCAAAATAAAtcacaatcatttttttcttttatgcttAAAATTGGCAACTGTAATTCTCATTGTAATTGTCAACAGTAGTATATTCCCCTATTAGTATAGTATATTCTCCCTGCTAAAtgctaaaaaatatgaatcctCTCACTCATTCGGTAATTACATTGTCCTTACATCTTACAAGTAAATGGAGTATTTTGGTTTTCGACACTTCtctgataaaaagaatattccacTTCCCACGATATCGCTGCTTATTATGATTGCGACATGGAAGATCACTTGAAAACgtagaaaaaattggaaaactcTTGTTTATTACTCTCGTTGTAATAGagcacacatacatatatacctaTCTAATTGATAAGCATACAAAAACATTTAAGATACAGATATTGTACAGAGTTATTCAcgaaaagaagaacaaaaatattaactctGAGTTTGGTTTAGTTCACGTACAATATGCACTGTcacatacaatatatattataacatatatggagcagtcaatttttttaactaaaggtttatatatatatatatatcgtcatCGTAACAATAGACgatcaaatatgaaataaacaatcaaatttattctgttacgtgatattaatattatcatggaATGTGTCGAAAAGAAATCACTCTATGTTCGACATCGAGCAATGATAGGAAATCGACGCCTGATTTCATGTGCgtactttttttattcgcgtgtctttttttattactctaGATAATCTGTCTTACGTTCGTTGAATTCTGCTTAGAAATcggaaaatcgaaaaaaacatgcaattatatgtatttcgtaaacttttatacttttatttgtaACAATGAAACAAACTGGAAGCGTctgtcaaagaaaaaaaaaaatgtaatatatagctcctcaaaaatattctaattttttacatgAACTTAGACTTTCGTTACATTCACTTCATAAACTCtctcaataaataaaagatctcTGGCTGACGATTCCTAGAATCGTCTAAGAAAAACTAAATGTTTAGAATATCATACTCTTcagataaatatatgttataaaattgagCCTTGTAATTAACATGAAAACAAATTAacctttttatttactttatacaaaaaaaaggagtaattaaatattctttgataacaaaaaaaaaaataaccctGTTAAAGGTAATAAAATGgtgcataataaaaataattattcttataatactaCACTTATACTTTTAAtgatactatttaaaataattcgcgCTTATATGCtctttatattaacaaaactCAACATAAACaagagagaaacgaaattcGTTCGTCTCGTTTCTATCTTCGAATCTGATGTCTCTTCGATGCACGCCAActtcaaatcaaattatttctattccttttttatcgGCGAACAAAGTGTATGGCTTATGCGACGAGCAACAACAGAAGTCGAACTTTCGTTGAAaatgaacgaaacgaaagaatcgTCAGCCATTTCTCTAGGAGGCAGTGGCAGTAGATGGAAGAGAGTTGGGTCACGCGAGATTCGTTTCTTGCTCGCCCCATCCTTCACTGTCACATTCGCTCTCCGATGCTGAATCACTGTCGCTAAATTCTACAGCAACTCGTCGCGCCAATATGGATGCAACGTCGTTCAACGCGTTCACGCGTTCCACTTCCTTTTGCTCGATTTTCTCTACTTTACGTAATTTTATCcctgaaaaaaatacatatagatGTTTAATTTTGAAGAGAAATTTATCAACTCTTTCGTATGCAATTTGAgttaaacaaatttacaaatatttttcacttcatattaaaaattattaaattaaattcacaaGGCaagttaaatacaatatttgacattttgatcaaaaacatgtttttttaaatttaaaattaaatcaaaaaaatattcaaaatagacTGTATCTACTCTCAAATCCTATTGTATCAAAGGAGCAAaggattaatttcaataaatcaaataataagataattaccATCTCTAATTGCTTTAAGTAGATCATTTCGCGGATCGACAAGAGGGATGTTTGGGTTAACGGGCTTCCTCAATTGTCCGTCCACGATATTTTTCAAGGGTTTCAAAGGTTTCAACTTGGGTGGATTGGTTGCTATCATTTTAGCAATATCGCCATTGGTCAATGGCACCGGAGGCGAGGGTCCGTTGGCAACAGGCGGTGGTGGAGGTGGTGGAGGTGGAGGTGGGATGTTACACGGCGGAGAAATAGGTCTAGGAGGTGTAGGGTCGGGAGTAGGAGGTGGGGGTGGCAAGTCTTGCGGAGCAGGATCAGTTTCATCCGTTCCTATTTGCGTCGAATGATTTGGTGGGGTAGGCGTGGAGTGATGACTGGGTAATGGGCTGTTCGAACGACTTCCATTTCTATTCAGTAGATGCGACGGTATTGAACCTGAAATAACCaggtaatataattaatgacagACGTATAATTTAGATTGCAGCCatgagaataaatattaacgtaatcataaaattaccATTCATAGGTGGAGGAGACATAGTTTCaccaggaggaggaggaggtggtggAAGGGTGTCTCTACCGGTACTCATTGATCTTCCCCGCGTTGGAGTGTTGTTGGCAGAGGCTACAGTGGGCGTAGAATTGCTAGAAGTATTACTTGGAGGGGCTGGAGGTGGCTGCGACGGTCGTGATCGACCACCTCTGCTCGGAGTACTTTGACCACCAGGACTCTGGTACGTTTCGCTACCTGCTTGCCCTTGCCCCGTGCCATAATGCGATCCATACAAATTCTCTTCATAACCCTGAGCCACAAAATTTGCTACCCTGTTtccaaagagaaaaatattatattaaatccttcatctttctaatttcatataatatgtgTTGATACAAGTTTGTTGATACAAAATTGTAACGTTGCAGAAATTTACCTATAATGATCAGAAGACGGAGGGCTGTAGAGATGTTGCTCCTCCGGCGGATAACTTCGTCTAAGCTCGATACTGTTTGGCCTAGGTGGCCGTGGCGCGCCGTATCCAGTCATCACCATATCCAGCAACGATTCATCCTGAATATTGTGCGGTGCCCTGTATTGGACACCTTGCGTTGGCATAATATACTCGCCGTGACCAACGGCTAATTGTCTTTGCCTTTCTCTCGTGTTATGCGGCTGCCTTATACGCTTCTTATGCcttccaccaccaccaccgccacccTCGTTCCGAGGCCTATGCGGCTGCATagtaaaaattctttgttaAACGGCTGCCTTATTGCAAGGTAATAGCAAAAGTGCAAGACAagcttaaatttatcaatcaaatataTGATGGTTGATccggttaataataattgtagatatttaaaaattgttcactcgtgtatatactttaatttaattaattttgctctctttgttaaatgaaatgtaatttttagaagagagagagaaaagaaaaaacgggaTCAACCACTGAACATGAAGGAACTTgtaggaaataaaaatgactTTTAACGAATAATGGATTATTATGGGGCTGGCagtaaaaataagagag encodes:
- the LOC108001908 gene encoding actin-binding protein WASF3 isoform X2 gives rise to the protein MPLPKRLVEPVLVARGTIPENFPLPSELEAVTNGTLANTIRQLSSLSRHAEDLFGELAREAHGLSDRANSLQARIDRLAVKVTQLDSNVEEVSLQDIHMRKAFKSSVVFDQQVVSRDTMPTAMLETYHQCDTPPPLDKLNVYREDGKDGLKFYTDPNYFFDLWSQEMLKDTEKKLHDRGKKPHRPRNEGGGGGGGRHKKRIRQPHNTRERQRQLAVGHGEYIMPTQGVQYRAPHNIQDESLLDMVMTGYGAPRPPRPNSIELRRSYPPEEQHLYSPPSSDHYRVANFVAQGYEENLYGSHYGTGQGQAGSETYQSPGGQSTPSRGGRSRPSQPPPAPPSNTSSNSTPTVASANNTPTRGRSMSTGRDTLPPPPPPPGETMSPPPMNGSIPSHLLNRNGSRSNSPLPSHHSTPTPPNHSTQIGTDETDPAPQDLPPPPPTPDPTPPRPISPPCNIPPPPPPPPPPPVANGPSPPVPLTNGDIAKMIATNPPKLKPLKPLKNIVDGQLRKPVNPNIPLVDPRNDLLKAIRDGIKLRKVEKIEQKEVERVNALNDVASILARRVAVEFSDSDSASESECDSEGWGEQETNLA
- the LOC108001908 gene encoding actin-binding protein WASF3 isoform X1, whose amino-acid sequence is MPLPKRLVEPVLVARGTIPENFPLPSELEAVTNGTLANTIRQLSSLSRHAEDLFGELAREAHGLSDRANSLQARIDRLAVKVTQLDSNVEEVSLQDIHMRKAFKSSVVFDQQVVSRDTMPTAMLETYHQCDTPPPLDKLNVYREDGKDGLKFYTDPNYFFDLWSQEMLKDTEKKLHDRGKKTESEYAEPFREPHRPRNEGGGGGGGRHKKRIRQPHNTRERQRQLAVGHGEYIMPTQGVQYRAPHNIQDESLLDMVMTGYGAPRPPRPNSIELRRSYPPEEQHLYSPPSSDHYRVANFVAQGYEENLYGSHYGTGQGQAGSETYQSPGGQSTPSRGGRSRPSQPPPAPPSNTSSNSTPTVASANNTPTRGRSMSTGRDTLPPPPPPPGETMSPPPMNGSIPSHLLNRNGSRSNSPLPSHHSTPTPPNHSTQIGTDETDPAPQDLPPPPPTPDPTPPRPISPPCNIPPPPPPPPPPPVANGPSPPVPLTNGDIAKMIATNPPKLKPLKPLKNIVDGQLRKPVNPNIPLVDPRNDLLKAIRDGIKLRKVEKIEQKEVERVNALNDVASILARRVAVEFSDSDSASESECDSEGWGEQETNLA